In Vidua chalybeata isolate OUT-0048 chromosome 9, bVidCha1 merged haplotype, whole genome shotgun sequence, a genomic segment contains:
- the GNG12 gene encoding guanine nucleotide-binding protein G(I)/G(S)/G(O) subunit gamma-12 codes for MSGKTATTTNNIAQARRTVQQLRIEASIERIKVSKASADLMLYCEEHAKKDPLLMGIPASENPFKDKKTCILL; via the exons ATGTCAGGCAAGACAGCCACCACCACCAACAACATCGCCCAGGCCCGCAGGACCgtgcagcagctcaggataGAGGCCTCCATCGAGAGGATAAAG GTGTCCAAGGCCTCGGCAGACCTCATGCTGTACTGCGAGGAGCACGCCAAGAAGGACCCGCTGCTCATGGGCATCCCGGCCTCCGAGAACCCCTTCAAGGACAAGAAAACCTGCATTTTGTTATAG